The genomic segment GTATGCACGCGCCAAATACTATTATTCTAAGCAAGGAGAACGTGTTTATACAATCCCAGGATTGTTGCCACAGTAAAAATGGAAAATTTATTACAAACAGTTGAACAATTTTTGGAGTTTTCAGATGAAAAATTAGAAGAGTTGTCCAAAAAGAATCAAGCTTTGAAATTAGAAGAGTTCAAAAAGGAAAGGGGAGATTATGCGTAAGTTATTATTTTTATTATTGTTGCCGGCATTTTTCACTGCAAACATAGTAGTAAGTACAGAACAAGATGTAGAACTGACTGCAAAGCAACAGTATGAAATCACTAGTACGATATACAGTAACTATTATACTAATCTTCCAACAAATCCAAATGTTTATGAGCAAATCCCAACTTATACATCATTAAAATTGGAAAAAGTAGCTGGGAATTTAACTCCGAATACATCAATTAAACTTTCTGAATTACAGGTCAATGAACAAGGTATTCCAGTATTTAAACTCGCTGATGGAAAATTCGTTCCTGCTGATAAACGAATGATTTATGATGATGTTGTTCAATCAAGCATAGCTGTTTCTCAAACAATGTGGCTCAAGCCGTCATTTGTAGTTTATAATCAAGCTTTTGTAAACGGAACAAAAGAAGTTAAGACAAATCTGCTACCTTATCATTCAGTGAAAATTACTCAACTGGCTGAGACAGCATCGGGAAAGTATGCTTATGTTGAAGGCAAAGGTTGGATTGATATGAAATATCTGTCTGATACAGACAATCGTATGGATAAAGTTCAAGAAATTTTAAGAAGTAAGTACAATAAAACAGACTATTCTATCTATGTAAAACAACTAAATTCTGGAAAAACTGCTGGTATTAACTCAGACGTGGAAATGTATTCTGCTAGTGTAGCAAAACTTCTTATTCTTTATTATGCTCAGAAGCAATTAAATGAAGGAAAATATAGGCTATCCTCTGGTTTAAAATATATCCCTGCTGTAAATGACTATTCAGGTGCTTATGATACCGAAGGTAGTGGAAGCATTTCTAAAAAATCAGATAATAAGGACTACAGCATTCAAGATTTGATGAACCATATTGCAAAAGAATCAGATAATGCAGCTACAAATATTTTAGGATATTATATTACTAATCAATCAGACAGTACTTATCAAACAACAATTAAGCAAATTGCTGGGAAAAAGTGGGATGTGGAAAAACGCAATGCTTCAGCAAAGATGGCAGGAAATGTGATGGAAGCTATCTATGAACAAAATGGTGATATTATCAATGCATTATCGCAAACAAATTTTGATGAGCAGCGTATTTCTAAAAATATAAATGTAAAAGTTGCCCATAAAATTGGGGATGCTTATGATTTTAAGCATGATGTTGCTCTTGTTTATGCCAGCTCTCCTTTTGTTCTGTCTATTTTTACAAATCATTCTGATTATGATACCATTTCTCAAATAGCAGATGATATTTATGAGGTTTTGAAATGATGGAACAACGATTTTTTCAATTGGTGCAAAAAAAAGGCTATTTTAAATATCATAGAAGAATTTTACTTGCTATTTCTGGTGGACTAGACTCTATGACCTTGTTTGACTGGCTTTATAAGTATCGTGAAAAATTAGAAGTAGAAATTTTACTTGC from the Streptococcus constellatus subsp. constellatus genome contains:
- a CDS encoding SP_0009 family protein — encoded protein: MENLLQTVEQFLEFSDEKLEELSKKNQALKLEEFKKERGDYA
- a CDS encoding serine hydrolase, translating into MRKLLFLLLLPAFFTANIVVSTEQDVELTAKQQYEITSTIYSNYYTNLPTNPNVYEQIPTYTSLKLEKVAGNLTPNTSIKLSELQVNEQGIPVFKLADGKFVPADKRMIYDDVVQSSIAVSQTMWLKPSFVVYNQAFVNGTKEVKTNLLPYHSVKITQLAETASGKYAYVEGKGWIDMKYLSDTDNRMDKVQEILRSKYNKTDYSIYVKQLNSGKTAGINSDVEMYSASVAKLLILYYAQKQLNEGKYRLSSGLKYIPAVNDYSGAYDTEGSGSISKKSDNKDYSIQDLMNHIAKESDNAATNILGYYITNQSDSTYQTTIKQIAGKKWDVEKRNASAKMAGNVMEAIYEQNGDIINALSQTNFDEQRISKNINVKVAHKIGDAYDFKHDVALVYASSPFVLSIFTNHSDYDTISQIADDIYEVLK